TTCTCATTCACACTGTTACCATCACTGTAACATAACCACGCCGTCCACCGGCCATCACGTAGGAGAGGCACGGCTATATTCATCGCCAATCGACGGGCATGTTAGCCATCATGCCAAACAATCACGTTGCATATGACGCGCTTTTATATGTCACGGTACTCGTCAACAGCCTCCATTAGTAGCCTATCACCCAGCATCGCTGCCCACTAGAACCATGGGAGGACGTTGGCACGTTTCACAGCTAACTCACAACTCGACATCCCAAAACATGAACCCACAAATGCATGAACTGCACTGACTGCCAATTGCTGAGTGGATATTAGGTAATACATTTGGGTGAGTATTaggttaggcggtgggttgctaggtagtgggttaggtgagtggtgGTGAGGTGATGTATCAAGGTTGAAGGTAGGTGAGCTCGGCAAGTTTGCtgacacgtgcagcggcgagtagtgactgCGCGGCAATGCGATGTGAcgatggtgagtgcaaatgcgatttgatgtggagcaggtcgaggcggatgaccatgatgtggatgaggtacaacaaggagaggagccagagggcgacggtgaGCCAAATAAAAGGCTGTCTGATGTCATAAAGAAACTTCGGAATTGTTCTGTAGGCCAAAGTGAATAGGACGTTCTTCTCATTCAGCACGTTCTTTAATGCGTTGCATAGGTCCTTACATGTGCGCTTAGTTTTGGTATCTGTCGCGCCGTGAAGGTTTGATATACTTCTCAGTACGAAACCATATTTGGACAATGTCGGACGAGTGAATGGGCATTGAGCTATTGATGTGCAACCCGCTGAGTGAATATACGAATGCGATGCAACACAATTCTTAACGCAGCTCTTGTCGTAGCATCTGCTGCCTGGCTTGTTGCAGTTATTACAACATTCATCGTATAGTTTTTTGAGTAAGTCGTAAAATGTTTCCGTAATATAGACTATCCACGAGAGATACTTATCGGCATTTTCAGATGAAAAGGCTAACCATGTGTTAATGCCAAAGGGTTGTAGGTACCGGCCGCATTGAGCAGATGGCACGGAAGAATTTTTGCAACCAACCAGACACAACAAGTTTCCGTCCTTATGTTTTTCGCTCGGCTCCTTGGAGTTGTTGATAACGGAAGCAACGTCGAATGTTGGATAGTTGACGCCGAAGTACGCATTGGTGACAGCCGCTTCAAATGCGTGTCTCTTATGCGTCTTGTCTGCATCCATGCCTTTACCCTTGCCATGCCACCCATTGAGTAGATTGTAGTAGAATGAGAACATATCGCCTAATGTTTGAGGCGGTCTACTCAATACACATATCAAAAAACGACACATTTTGGTAAGTGGCTTCTCTGCGTCACCGCAGAACTCACTGAGAACGTTGCTTAGATATTCTCCCGTTTTCGTATGCGAGGCTTTTACGCTAAGGTCAGCGAATCCCATGGGCGTTTTGCATAGTAAGCCACGGTGGTTAGGTGCTGCACAGGATAGCTTGCAATCTGCCTTTTTATATGGATGCGGTAGGAACCCAGGAAGACCGTCCTCAAAAAACGACTGAAGAGGTGACTTGAGTCCGCACTTTGGGTGCTGGTCACACGTTTGACCACACATTTGGTTGACCTTTTGGTCAGCGATTTGGTTACCCATTTGGTTGACACATTGCTTGTCATTGCACCTCCAGTCTGACCCGGCGACGTGCCGACCGTAGTAGCAGTCGCGCCAACTAACTGAGTCGGATGTACGATAACACTCTACATGAAGGAAGTACAATTGATCATATAATCTTAGCAACAATTCTACTAATAAGTCTAAACATTGACTCCCTTTACTAGGGTATAAGAATTTGCCTGCGTTGGCGTTAAAGTCGCAAGCGTAGCGGCCATCAGAATTCCCATGGCCGAGAATGGCGATGAGGGTTTTTTCGGCATGATGGCATACCAGTGTCAACGTCTGTGACAGGTCCGTTGCGCTGATGGTTTCTGGATACGCTGGCAAAGAGTCAGGATCTTCGTTAATAGATACGATAAATGTATCGCTTTTTGTGGCATCGTCTTTCTCTGGTTTCTCAAACAGGTCACTAAAGGCGTCATGTGATAGCGCATTATACACGGCATTATACGGAAGGCCAGCGAGCCATTGAAGAATGTCACAAATGGTTGACGGATGCTTGGTCGCAGGAGTTGGTAGGTGGCAAGTACGGTAATAATTGACAAGGCAGTCCTCGTAAATCATCTCAAGCGCGCGTGTAGCTGCCTTATCTACATGGTAAACATTTTGCCCATCGCCTACAAGTAGTTTATAAATATGCGAACCTTGCATACTACCTTTGTCCTGCAGCTCACCGTTTTGTCGTCCTTTCTCTGATACATTGTAACCACATGTCGTGAGAAATTCGCCAAGTTCAGTTCTGGTGTTAATTCGAGAAGCACTAGCAGTGTTACACATTTCTTTCACCTCATTCAAGTTATTGAACAAAAtgttcatcatcgtcaaaaACACTTTTGCGGCGTTACGGCTTTCCTCTGTTGTATTCTTAGAAAACGGTTCGTCCCAAGTGATCGGCTTAGAACCATCATACACGCGGATGTACGCCTTTCTCAGCTCTTCATGGAAGCGTGTGAGCCCGTCCTTGATGGCGTCGAGTAACATCGGATGCTGATGACCGGAGAACTTAAGGGGCGACATGCTATCGAGGACACTTTTCAGCTTACCAAGATTGTAGGCGAGACTGTGAGTGAAGTGGCCGGAATTGTTAATTTCGTCGAGCAGCGTCACAAACTTTTTTTTGACCAGTCcaaatgcgttaaaagaTTCATTATCTTCCGTGAATTGTCCACCTACGTGCTCCCAAAGACTAATTAAAAAGTCTCTCACTTTGCCAGGAAATCCATCTAATTTGGTCCTATCCGTGATCGGCAGAGCAGAATTAAGTTGGGATTTCACAGCCTTCAACAACCCTTTGACACCCGTATTGCCGTCTATTCTGCATTTTGATATGATAGCCTCGCGCTGTTTTTCAATCAAATGTTTTAATTTGCCAAGTTCTGTTCTCTTCCTAAAAACGTGTCGGTCTAAAGCGTAACTTTTAATGCTGTCTCTAGCTAAACCTACACGTTTCGTTAGTTCTGCTTTAATATTTGTAATGCAATTCTTTGCACCATCCTTTAATGTGTTGTCTACGAATTTTACGGCTTCGGCAAGAATATCAGTCAAATTGCCATTTTCATTTTTCGTGCTGTCAGTCCCCAGTATTTTTACAATGTCAGCATTAATTGATTTTAGATCGGCCGCAAGTCCATACATATCGCCGTTGTTCAAACCACTCTGACCAAGCATTGTATTCAAATCATTCAGAAGCGTTTGAACGCCTTTATTGTTTGTTTGACCTCTCGTCCCCCCCTCTTCGGCGAGTCTCCTCAATTCATTGCAAAGTGTTTGGAGTTCACGATTAACTTTTCCGACTAGTAATTGGAAGGTGTCGTCATAGAAGTTACTATCTGTAGCACCGGGATCAATGGTTCGATGGGTGCCGCTCTCAATTTTCCCCAAATATTCGGTTCCATTAAGCTTATGTTCAATACCTTTGATCATTTCTGGGAATGAGCCTTCGTTTGCATGACCACTAAGCTTTGCATCCCCTGTTAAACCGGCTACTTTGCTTTGTTTGATGAGTCCATCGTAATCTTCAAAGTTTTTAACAACAAGTGTCTCTACTTTGCCGTCACCGTCGCTGTCCTTTCCAAAATCTTTTTGCAGTATGCCAAGAATCCTACCTTCAAAGTTGTAGATGGAATCAGATAGGGCGGAGGAAGGGGAAATAGCATGTACGGAGGTGATGGATTGCTTAGCTGCCTTTCCAACATTACCCTCAAGCAGGTTAGCCACATCAATCGCGACCTCCACGTTACCGATGTGACACCGTAGGACAAGTTCATCTGTTTGATCTCCGGTATGCCTGGCGACACCTACGAGTTGATGGAGGGTGTGCTGCACGGCCCGAGTAATATTGGTATCGTTAGTAAGGTGACCAGTTTTAGTAATTGATAACTCCTGGCCCGTCTCTATACCCCTCACTATTTTGTCAGCAAGTGTGACAAGTCCTGATGCCTTAATCTTCAACCCAACTAATTTGGAAAACGTACTGCAAACGAGTTGAACAACGGTGACGTAGCTTCGAATTGCGTTGGTGCTTGCAGTATAAGATTTTGCTGCGTCAACGGCTTTCTCAACATACTCTTCCTTCAGCTGGTCAGCAATGATACGTGCGAGTCCTTCGGTGATGTCCGTGTTCTCACGTATACTGTTCCACTGATCATATGGCGGTTTAAATCTATCCTTCATTTGGAAGTACTCATTCAGTAATCCTTTAACCGGTTCTTTTCTTAGAATATCAGCAATCCATTTTTGAACTACACCTTCAAAACCTTGTGTCCCTTTTTGCTTGAACAAATCGGCATACTTCTTCACCCCGTCCACTATCTGCTTTAGGCCTTCGTCTCCTTCTTCACCGTTAATGATTTCTTTAATTTTAGCATTAATATCCTCTAATAGCTGCTCCTTAATGTACTTTCTCAGTGCACCCTTAATGTTATCTTTCACAGTCTTCACTCCTTTCCTAACCGCCCGGTCCAAGAATAAGACCTGCTTAAGCGCATTTTCAACCTGACTTTTCAACTCCTCTTTAGCCGCCTTAGCAACGCCGCGAAGCTCATCTGCTCTTGTTTGCAATTTTATGGCGGCACTTTCAACATTATTCCATTTAGTGGGCTTTGCGCCGTCTGCTCTCAGTGTAACCTCCGCCAATATGGCTTTTGTCTTACTTGATGCCGCCGAGACAACAATATTCGCCTGATCAAACCACTTATTCAAATGACTCTGAACCGTTTTCAAAGCACTTTCAACGTGACTAATGGGCGCATGGATTTTGGACTTAAACTCCTGTTTCAGATTTTTCTCAAGTCTTTCCACCTGGAGATGAATTTCGGCGGCAACATACCTATCCAAATCTCTCAACTCATCTCTCACGGCTCCACTCAATTCTCTCAGCTGCATCACATCCATAATATTTGACTCACTGAGAGCCTCAACCGCCGTCTCTATTTTTTCAAAATCATTCGCAACCTTCGTTTTCAGCGGTGTATCGAGCGCATTTATAGCCGACTCTGCTGACTTAATTAGCGCAGTAAGTCCATCAGTAACTACGTCCTTCCACTGTGCAACCACATCCTCGTACTTCTTGGTAGTCAGTGAATCCTGCAAGTTCCTGATATTTTTATCAATTTGAGATTGCAATGCATATAACGTACCATTGGAATTGTTTTCCACAACTGCATTGATTCTTCTGTTAACCTCAGCATCATAGTAACCAAGCACGGCGCCTGTATGACTTAATGTCAGAGAAAATTCATGCGGGCCTTTATACATTTTTTTACTTATTTCTTGCGGTAATTTATTTAAATGGCCATTATCATCGTATGTTTTAactgcatcatcatcttgcactgcttcaagcacaccactcaaaaatcccatcaccccgtcacacagcctgtcaaggtcagagtacacaatgccctggccagtgtagcctttcgaagatggattgaagccgaggaaggttgaTAGACCATTACAAAGGTTAGTTAATAAGCCTTCTGAATTTTTGTTGAAAGTATTAAGATTCCCACTAAGTTCCTTTAGTTTCGCCAACTTGACATTCACATCCTTCAAAGCTGTATCCTTGGAGGACTCTATATAATGATGTTTTTCACATAATTCTTTAGCATATTTAATTTTCTCTAAATGGTCATTCAAAGAGACATCTGCAAGAAATGTAGGTTCCTTAAGGAGGTTTTGAAGCTTATCAATTGACTCCAATCTAGGACGACAACATTCGTAATATTTAAAAGATTCGATAAGCGTAAAAAGATGGCTAATAATACTAGTATATGCATCCCTAATTGCGTcttcaatcaactttttcaaagccttCGCCAACTCACCAAGACCTCTACCATCACTTCCATGCCtcacctggatcaaccagtcgatggctTCCCTTAAATTTTCAGGACAGTCCGTAAGCCTCTTGAATTGCGGTGCCATCCTTAAATCTCAAGGGACAACCGTATACACAACTTCAATGTGCCCACCAACTATTTGAGGTCGCAGACCCTCGCTGCACTGCGAAAATGCGATACGCACTGGGCGGCTAGCAAACTGTTCTCTCAGTGCTCCAAACTACGTTACTTAAACATCTACCCGATTGAGTCAGTATTAGATATTCACGACAAAACTAGCATCCGCCTCGCTCACCTAATCCAATCGCCAGTGCCCAGACAGCTCGAAATTCTAATCCGCTTCGGAGGTTACGTCAGACCTCCCAACTGCCGTGCAATGTTCAACTTACTTATGAAATAACTAGCGTTGAAGCAAGCTACGTTCTAATTTTCGTATCAAATTATATCCCGTTCCAGGAAAGTTCATGGATTGCcccactgccactgcacGGTTTTAACTTAATACTAATGCGGCATTCCTAAATGTGACTCAAGCAACTGGGCGGAAATTACACGAATATGAGCATGCTGTCATCGTGAAGCAAAAAGGGCAATGGCGTTTCACCCCTCCGCATCCCTTACAGGGAACGGAACCCTCGATGCGTGATCGATGAAAATGTGACATCGGTATGGAAGATTACTGATGTAACTGTGAAGCACAGTCAAGATCTATCTGGCTGAAAGGCGATTGTATGAGTGAATAGCAGTAAGGGCAAGTAGAGGACCATGGTAATTATGGAAAGTGCCATGCCAAACTCAGGAGTCTCATAAGGGCTGAGGGCATACTCTACCAGAAGACATCATAGTAGATAGTATGAAGCACGCCTTCACAACCGTTGAGAACGGGACTGTCCGCGAAGGCAACCGGGTGGAGACGGGGCATAAAAGAAGAGGAGATGCAGGGCCGTTGAGGATATGAAGCGGAGAGCTTTCATCTAGCAGATAAGTCATCGTTATAAGTTATGTGATGAGGTGCATGACACCGAGAGAAGACTGACTCCGTGAATGACCATCTGACCcgaactggatggatgccctcatggatggcaccagttacgatcggcaacggaccgacgtggatcccgcaaccggtttcagcgtgaggcggcaACGCTGTGAAGCCGAAAATAGGCTTTAgccacgtagccacatagcacagtATAAAATGAGAGAAGGTAATAAGATAGGTCTAACTCATAAACATCATGAGGCCACACCGTATGTAAATATTGGCAGTACAAACATATAAACAAGGATCATCAGCGACAAGTGCTGAATAGTATATTAATCATGGTTAGTCGTAAGCCATTCGGCGATTTTCGTACTTTTTGGCAGATTTTCCAGCAAATACCGGTTTCCTGCGTCGATAAACGATGCGAGATTAGTATAAAATTCAGCATATATATCGTCTATAGCCTTCAGGACGGCGTCATTAACTCGTTCCACAGCTGCTTCCTGTGCAAAATGGAGCTCTACtttggctgtgatggcttTGAATTTCTCCCTTCCCGACTGAACGAATTCATCGGCTGCTGTGCGCCACTTGTCAACGGTTTCGTGGTCAATCTTCGTCGCATCATCAGAAGCATCTGGATCCTGTGTCTCAGTCTCTTCTCCAGCCGAAGTGGTTCGTTCTGAATTCTGTGGATTTGACTCTGGTGCATGCTTAATGGACTTTACAAGGTTGATGATGTTTTCAAACTGCACACCCACGTATCCACTGACGTACGACTCGATATGCTTATTCAGTGGCTGCTCGAATTCGACGACGCTTTCCTTGAACTCCTGGAGTGGGTGAAGGAATGCCACACAGTTTGCGATTACAAAAACATTCAGCTTAGTGGTGTTGCTTAGTTTCCGTCCTCTCAGAGTCAACGCCGATACCGTCACATGTATGAGGTGGTCCAGCGAATCGAATGTTATAGGCGTGATTCCCAGCTTATCCTGCGTTCCCTTGAGTCGCAGTACCGAATATACGAGGTTTGAAAGATTGACAGAGTGCGCCCCCGGTAGCCACATATCCAGCGTACTTGAAGATGCCTGCAGGGTGCACGACATGACATGCTTTGCCATGTTCTTGAGGTGGTGCATAGCTCGCGCGTAGAGGTCGTTTTGCAACTTGCCAAGTGTCTCATCTAGCAGTGTAACCCCACGATTTTGCATCACCTGCCTGTTTGCTGCAAATAGAAGTGTGAGTGTGATGAGCATGACGACATCATATGAGGACTTAACTAAAGTCTCCACACGGGCTCGCAGGTGTAGCATCGTTTCCTCGAATATGTAGGTGAACATGGAGGTCACCCCCTGTTCGAAGAACTGGCTGATGAACACAAACTCACTAAATGCCGTATCCACCAACAGCTTTAGGAATGATTTAAAAATCTCCTCAAACCCCAGGCTCTCCAGTTCCAAACCAGTGGGCACAATGGGATCATCCTTGAAGTTGATCACCAGTTGATCTCTGTCGTCCAAGAGGAAATACCCTGTTGGCGTTTTCGTGGACCTTTTCATAAACACTCCG
This genomic stretch from Babesia bigemina genome assembly Bbig001, chromosome : III harbors:
- a CDS encoding SUPPRESSOR OF ACTIN MUTATIONS 2/VACUOLAR PROTEIN SORTING 52, putative; protein product: MLKQQQEPRMRDHHHTQLLDIAPDAFAEDLKWLLEGVDAPQALEDLEPWRNTIVKRYFEPAEEQEPSQPGPAVIDVENEAEDESEVEFRVITQLNSIISRVDLARQQWQDEVTEAFLAHEEEISEFSTDMNYCDSTIKLIEEALTKHYKSLEAASTYIKNLHTESSALSACLDNRQAFLKAVQGYLDDIAVSPSLIKAICHEPIGESYVRLLEQFQAKVHRMKTLYDGAPYPSLHPSKIQMKKLELVIVGRIYDFMRLEIAKLATPKANLQMIQNTNFLRLRPLFAYVRDTNANYANEIKNQYAKTLRKIYCHLFSSYYAALERCRRKNRYRDIGVFMKRSTKTPTGYFLLDDRDQLVINFKDDPIVPTGLELESLGFEEIFKSFLKLLVDTAFSEFVFISQFFEQGVTSMFTYIFEETMLHLRARVETLVKSSYDVVMLITLTLLFAANRQVMQNRGVTLLDETLGKLQNDLYARAMHHLKNMAKHVMSCTLQASSSTLDMWLPGAHSVNLSNLVYSVLRLKGTQDKLGITPITFDSLDHLIHVTVSALTLRGRKLSNTTKLNVFVIANCVAFLHPLQEFKESVVEFEQPLNKHIESYVSGYVGVQFENIINLVKSIKHAPESNPQNSERTTSAGEETETQDPDASDDATKIDHETVDKWRTAADEFVQSGREKFKAITAKVELHFAQEAAVERVNDAVLKAIDDIYAEFYTNLASFIDAGNRYLLENLPKSTKIAEWLTTNHD